A genomic stretch from Solanum stenotomum isolate F172 chromosome 8, ASM1918654v1, whole genome shotgun sequence includes:
- the LOC125873567 gene encoding uncharacterized protein LOC125873567 — translation MLLNNLCESFNRYILDARDKAIITLLEMIKNKLMKRLYKKKEWINKYQGLICPKIEKKLNQIRLEAALFRPNFSGGPKVSVEGPGGPFIVDMQKESCTCRRWDLTCLPCPYALVSIHGNGDRVEDYVNVYYKVETFKNVYSHFINPINPEDHWPEVMNGGEVLPPKIVRKKRERKPKLRRKEAEELQKQKQAEAQRQSKSRSAKRGEELAPKKKSKKGTIHIKCSICNKDGHNARGHYKYVNIVVPETRQPFETQDLVSEYVSWGYSNQFNHDTCDNSQLEVNLANQSITQVLIVCEELGVLKMKLLIVCEKLGVLKMKVMTVCEEFGVLKMKLLIVCEEIGVLKMKVLIVCEELGVLKMKVLIMCEEINVLKMKVRMQAYQKKAEFTRKMS, via the exons ATGCTCTTGAATAATCTTTGCGAAAGTTTCAATAG gTACATTCTTGATGCAAGAGACAAAGCTATTATAACTCTATTGGAAATGATAAAGAATAAgcttatgaagaggttgtataaGAAGAAGGAATGGATTAACAAGTATCAAGGTCTTATCTgtccaaaaattgaaaaaaaattgaaccaaataaGACTTGAGGCAGCTTTGTTTAGACCAAATTTTTCTGGTGGACCCAAGGTGTCAGTTGAGGGTCCAGGAGGGCCATTTATTGTGGATATGCAAAAAGAAAGTTGTACGTGTAGAAGATGGGATTTAACATGTTTGCCTTGTCCTTATGCTTTGGTTAGTATTCATGGAAATGGTGATAGAGTTGAAGATTACGTGAATGTATACTACAAAGTTGAAACTTTCAAAAATGTGTACTCACATTTCATTAATCCAATCAATCCCGAGGATCATTGGCCAGAAGTTATGAATGGTGGTGAGGTTCTTCCTCCTAAGATAGTaagaaagaagagagagagGAAGCCTAAATTAAGACGAAAGGAAGCTGAAGAGCTACAAAAACAGAAACAAGCTGAAGCGCAAAGACAATCGAAAAGTAGGTCAGCCAAAAGGGGTGAAGAACTGGCtccaaaaaagaaatcaaaaaaagGCACTATTCATATAAAATGTTCTATATGCAACAAAGATGGACATAATGCAAGAGGCCACTATAAGTATGTCAATATTGTTGTGCCAGAAACAAGACAACCTTTTGAAACTCAAGACTTGGTGTCTGAATATGTCTCGTGGGGATACTCTAACCAATTTAACCATGACACGTGTGATAATTCTCAATTGGAGGTCAATTTAGCAAATCAATCTATAACTCAG GTGCTGATTGTGTGCGAGGAGCTTGGTGTGCTCAAGATGAAATTGTTGATTGTGTGCGAGAAACTCGGTGTACTCAAGATGAAAGTAATGACTGTGTGCGAGGAATTCGGTGTGCTCAAGATGAAACTGCTGATTGTGTGCGAGGAGATCGGTGTGCTCAAGATGAAAGTGTTGATTGTGTGCGAGGAGCTCGGCGTGCTCAAGATGAAAGTGCTAATTATGTGCGAGGAGATCAATGTGCTCAAGATGAAAGTGCGCATGCAGGCTTATCAAAAAAAGGCtgaatttacaagaaaaatgtcATGA